A genomic stretch from Calidithermus timidus DSM 17022 includes:
- a CDS encoding universal stress protein — translation MDYKRILIPVYIGENSQQVAREGLEIARRFRARACFLFVKDSTLQHYLGLTSYPSAHLARPKEEVDRAMDAIGQRTLEDNLALARRMGVEAEGILLEGDPLQAILAEVCPGDLVIVGCHERGSLDHPSLGSLAQGLLEQAPVPVLTVRLSRAMAKV, via the coding sequence ATGGACTACAAGCGCATCCTCATCCCCGTCTACATCGGAGAAAACAGCCAACAAGTCGCAAGGGAAGGCCTAGAAATCGCACGGCGTTTCCGGGCCAGAGCCTGCTTTTTGTTTGTCAAGGATAGCACCCTGCAACATTACCTCGGCCTCACATCCTACCCTTCTGCCCACCTAGCCCGCCCCAAGGAGGAGGTTGACCGAGCCATGGACGCTATCGGCCAGCGCACCCTCGAGGACAACCTTGCCCTGGCCCGCCGGATGGGAGTAGAAGCCGAGGGTATCCTGCTGGAGGGCGATCCCCTGCAAGCCATCCTGGCCGAGGTATGCCCCGGCGACCTCGTCATAGTGGGCTGCCACGAACGCGGTAGCTTGGATCACCCCAGCCTGGGCTCGCTCGCCCAAGGGCTGCTGGAGCAAGCCCCCGTTCCAGTGCTTACCGTACGTCTGAGCCGGGCTATGGCAAAAGTTTAG
- a CDS encoding response regulator transcription factor, giving the protein MIVLKRILIIDDDEGITHFLKVGLSYEGYAVDTATTGEEGLRMAREQMPDLVVLDWMLPELSGLEVLRRLKSANEKLPVIMLTGKDAPDDQVMGLEAGADDYVLKPVRFEILLARIRARMRSYEGQPEVITYADLRMEPLAHTAFRGSREIQLTGLEYRLLQLLAENPERVFSKSSILDRVWGEDFFGDPNVVEVYIKQLRQKLEAGGEPRLIQTIRGVGYVLRTPPTEG; this is encoded by the coding sequence GTGATCGTCCTGAAACGTATTCTCATCATCGACGATGATGAGGGCATCACCCACTTCCTTAAGGTCGGGCTCTCTTATGAGGGCTATGCCGTGGACACCGCGACCACCGGGGAGGAGGGCCTGAGGATGGCGCGGGAACAGATGCCCGATCTGGTGGTGCTGGACTGGATGTTGCCCGAGCTCTCGGGCCTCGAGGTGCTGCGGCGGCTGAAGTCGGCCAATGAAAAGCTCCCGGTGATCATGCTCACCGGAAAAGATGCCCCCGACGATCAGGTCATGGGCCTCGAGGCCGGAGCCGACGATTACGTACTCAAGCCGGTGCGCTTCGAGATCCTGCTGGCGCGCATCCGCGCGCGGATGCGCAGCTACGAGGGGCAGCCCGAGGTGATCACCTACGCCGACTTGAGGATGGAACCCCTGGCCCACACCGCTTTTCGCGGATCCAGGGAGATCCAGCTCACGGGGTTGGAGTACCGCCTGCTGCAACTCTTGGCGGAAAACCCCGAGCGGGTGTTTTCCAAAAGCAGCATCCTCGACCGCGTTTGGGGGGAGGACTTCTTCGGTGACCCCAACGTGGTCGAGGTGTATATCAAGCAGCTTCGGCAGAAGCTCGAGGCCGGCGGTGAGCCACGCCTGATCCAGACCATTCGGGGGGTAGGGTATGTCTTGCGCACCCCACCTACCGAAGGGTAG
- a CDS encoding sensor histidine kinase gives MSIRLRLALWYGSTTALIVALVALLGWGAYVRGQYRLLDQVLLLSANHVAAGWRAAGNSYVLEADLSELEVAFRLYGPGGQLKRTSRQAPVLPLTDPIRALAQPPVPQRLWGVLPWWEEASMTPKGVTFGLIEAEGVRWRTLVRSLERDGEVLGYLEALTPLGNLDRSVRRLGLLLVALIVLSVLGVLGLSLALAAIGLRPIDRLNQAAQQIARSRDLSRRVEGSAGADELSRLATTFNQMLASLQEADSAQKRFVADASHELRAPLAAIQGNLELLRRYPHMPDAEREKTLQMAEREVVRLSRLVNDLLTLARNDAGLPLRESLVDLKAVAQEALTEARYLLKGQRLEAQSLEEGWVLGERDHLKQLVLILLDNAIKYTPEGGVVRLALQVQPKWICLTVSDTGIGIPAEDLPHIFERFYRADPARSRNKGGSGLGLSIARWIIEQHRGEVQVDSQAGKGTTVVVRLPLQPRPQFARRPA, from the coding sequence GTGTCTATCCGCCTGCGCTTGGCCCTGTGGTATGGCAGCACCACCGCCCTCATCGTGGCGCTGGTGGCGCTGTTGGGCTGGGGAGCCTACGTGCGCGGACAGTACCGCCTGCTCGACCAGGTTTTGCTGCTCTCGGCCAACCACGTGGCCGCGGGCTGGCGCGCGGCAGGCAACTCCTACGTGCTCGAGGCCGACCTCTCCGAACTCGAGGTCGCCTTCCGGCTCTACGGCCCCGGCGGCCAGCTCAAGCGCACCTCGCGTCAGGCGCCTGTCCTGCCGCTCACCGACCCCATCCGCGCACTGGCCCAGCCCCCGGTCCCACAGCGCCTGTGGGGCGTGCTGCCATGGTGGGAAGAAGCCAGTATGACGCCCAAAGGAGTGACCTTTGGTTTGATCGAGGCGGAGGGCGTGCGTTGGCGCACGCTGGTGCGGAGCCTGGAACGCGACGGAGAGGTGCTGGGCTACCTCGAGGCGCTGACCCCCCTGGGCAACCTGGACCGCTCGGTGCGTCGACTGGGCTTGCTGCTCGTGGCCCTGATCGTGCTATCGGTGCTGGGGGTGCTGGGGTTGAGCCTGGCCCTGGCCGCCATCGGCCTGCGGCCTATCGACCGGCTCAACCAGGCAGCCCAGCAGATTGCCCGCTCGCGTGATCTTTCGCGCCGGGTCGAAGGCAGTGCCGGGGCCGACGAACTCTCGCGTCTGGCTACAACCTTTAACCAGATGCTTGCCAGCCTTCAGGAGGCTGACAGTGCCCAGAAGCGCTTCGTGGCCGACGCGTCCCATGAGCTGCGGGCTCCGCTGGCGGCTATTCAGGGCAACCTCGAGCTCTTGCGGCGCTATCCTCACATGCCCGATGCTGAGCGGGAGAAAACCCTGCAGATGGCCGAGCGCGAGGTGGTGCGGTTGTCGCGTCTGGTCAACGACTTGTTGACCCTGGCCCGTAACGACGCGGGCCTGCCTCTGCGGGAGTCGCTCGTAGACCTTAAGGCCGTGGCGCAGGAAGCTCTGACCGAAGCTCGCTATCTGCTCAAGGGTCAGCGGCTCGAGGCTCAGAGCCTGGAGGAGGGGTGGGTGCTGGGTGAGAGGGACCACCTCAAGCAACTGGTGCTGATCTTGCTGGATAACGCCATTAAGTACACCCCTGAAGGGGGAGTGGTGCGGCTGGCCCTGCAGGTGCAGCCGAAATGGATATGCCTCACGGTGAGCGATACCGGCATCGGCATTCCCGCCGAAGACCTGCCCCACATCTTCGAGCGCTTTTACCGCGCCGACCCAGCCCGCAGCCGCAACAAGGGAGGGAGCGGCCTGGGGCTGTCGATTGCCCGCTGGATCATCGAGCAGCACAGGGGTGAGGTCCAGGTGGATAGTCAGGCGGGCAAAGGGACCACCGTCGTGGTACGCCTGCCGCTTCAACCCCGGCCCCAGTTTGCTCGGCGACCCGCCTGA
- the nhaA gene encoding Na+/H+ antiporter NhaA, which produces MRAIVRPFIDFWNSEARGGFILFAAALTAFVIANSAASSWYFGLKELPIGISFGEGGLEKPLSSWVKDLLMAFFFLLVGLEIKREIVQGELSDPRRSLLTILAAIGGMLVPAAIYVFANAGGDGLAGWGVPMATDIAFAIGVLSLLGKRVPLGLKVFLTAFAIVDDLGAVLVIAFFYTKGLNFAALLVSLGFFGVALLMGRARVSNLFAYLLVGAFMWYFMLESGVSPTVAAVLLALAVPLRRAVALPDLRTTLDEAARRDPENLEAEMDSLEDTLRHAQSPLHRLERTLHPWSAYFIMPLFAFFNAGVSLTGASFGEVALGASLGLLLGKPLGIFGVCWLAVRSGIAALPAGVTWPMILGAGFLGAIGFTMSLFVATLAFEGSATLLNQAKIGVLSASVVAALAGLGFLAWATGRQPVDVDG; this is translated from the coding sequence ATGCGCGCGATTGTCAGACCCTTTATCGACTTCTGGAACAGTGAGGCCCGCGGCGGCTTCATCCTGTTTGCGGCTGCGCTGACTGCCTTCGTCATCGCCAACTCGGCGGCCTCGAGCTGGTATTTCGGCCTCAAAGAGCTGCCCATCGGCATCTCCTTTGGTGAGGGGGGATTGGAAAAACCCCTCTCGAGCTGGGTCAAGGACCTGCTGATGGCCTTTTTCTTCTTGCTGGTGGGCCTGGAGATCAAACGCGAGATCGTGCAGGGCGAACTCTCCGACCCTCGCCGCTCGCTACTGACCATTCTGGCGGCCATCGGCGGGATGCTGGTGCCAGCGGCGATCTATGTCTTCGCCAACGCAGGGGGTGATGGCCTGGCAGGTTGGGGGGTGCCCATGGCCACCGACATCGCCTTTGCCATCGGAGTGCTGTCGCTCTTGGGCAAGCGGGTGCCGCTGGGGCTCAAGGTGTTCCTCACTGCCTTTGCCATCGTCGACGACCTGGGGGCGGTGCTGGTGATCGCCTTCTTCTACACCAAAGGTCTCAATTTCGCCGCCCTGCTGGTTTCGCTGGGCTTTTTCGGCGTGGCTTTGTTGATGGGACGAGCCAGGGTGAGCAATCTCTTCGCCTATTTGCTGGTGGGGGCATTCATGTGGTACTTCATGCTCGAGTCCGGCGTGAGCCCTACGGTGGCCGCGGTGCTCCTCGCCCTCGCCGTCCCCCTGCGCCGCGCGGTCGCCCTCCCCGACCTGCGGACCACCCTCGACGAGGCCGCCCGCCGCGACCCCGAGAACCTCGAGGCCGAGATGGATTCCCTCGAGGACACCCTGCGCCACGCCCAGAGCCCCCTGCATCGGCTCGAGCGCACCCTGCACCCCTGGTCGGCCTATTTCATCATGCCGCTGTTCGCCTTCTTCAATGCGGGGGTGAGCCTCACCGGAGCCAGCTTTGGCGAGGTGGCTCTGGGGGCTTCGCTGGGGCTGTTGCTGGGCAAGCCGCTGGGCATCTTCGGCGTCTGCTGGTTGGCCGTGCGCTCCGGCATCGCTGCCCTCCCCGCGGGCGTCACCTGGCCCATGATCCTGGGCGCGGGCTTCCTGGGCGCCATCGGCTTCACCATGTCGCTTTTTGTGGCGACGCTGGCCTTCGAGGGCTCGGCCACGCTGCTGAACCAGGCCAAGATCGGCGTGCTCTCAGCCTCGGTAGTAGCAGCGCTGGCGGGGCTAGGCTTCCTGGCGTGGGCCACGGGGCGGCAGCCCGTGGATGTCGATGGTTGA
- the treS gene encoding maltose alpha-D-glucosyltransferase — protein sequence MAVPADGLWFKDAVFYELHVRSFQDSNADGIGDFPGLTSRLDYLQKLGVDCLWLMPFYPSPLRDDGYDIADYKNVNPDYGTLDDFRRFLEEAHARGLRVIADLVVNHTSDAHFWFQEALKGPDNPYHDYYVWSDTPDRYKEARVIFIDTEHSNWAWEPRVGKFYWHRFFSSQPDLNYDNPRVQEEMLDVVRFWLELGLDGFRVDAVPYLFEREGTNCENLPETHAFLARLRRFVDQHFPGRLLLAEANQWPEDVIHYFGTAENPEFHMCFNFPLMPRIFMALRREERRPIEEIVGRLPPIREDCQWAIFLRNHDELTLEMVTDEERDYMYSEYAREPRMKVNLGIRRRLAPLLEGGRRQLELVHSLLFTLPGSPILYYGDEIAMGDNIYLGDRHAVRTPMQWSIDRNAGFSRADASRLYSPVIVDPPYGYQGVNVEAQERSPTSFLNWMRRILAVRKQYRVFGRGEMIFLRPQNPKVLAYVLSYQDQEVLVVNNLSRFSQPVELDLRPWAGKVPVEMIGGTPFPPIGELPYFVTLGPHSFFWFRLDGQ from the coding sequence ATGGCCGTACCTGCCGACGGACTGTGGTTCAAGGACGCGGTGTTCTACGAGCTGCACGTGCGTAGCTTCCAGGACTCCAACGCCGACGGGATCGGGGACTTCCCCGGGCTCACCAGCCGCCTGGACTACCTCCAGAAGCTGGGGGTGGACTGCCTGTGGCTCATGCCCTTCTACCCCTCCCCCCTGCGCGACGACGGCTACGACATCGCCGACTACAAGAACGTCAACCCCGACTACGGCACCCTCGACGACTTCCGCCGCTTCCTCGAGGAGGCCCACGCCCGCGGCCTACGGGTGATCGCCGACCTGGTGGTCAACCACACCTCCGACGCCCACTTCTGGTTCCAAGAAGCCCTCAAGGGCCCCGACAACCCCTACCACGACTACTACGTCTGGAGCGACACCCCCGACCGCTACAAGGAAGCGCGCGTCATCTTCATCGACACCGAGCACTCCAACTGGGCCTGGGAGCCGAGGGTGGGCAAGTTCTACTGGCACCGCTTCTTCTCCAGCCAGCCCGACCTCAACTACGACAACCCCCGCGTGCAGGAGGAGATGCTCGACGTGGTGCGCTTCTGGCTCGAGCTAGGCCTGGATGGCTTCCGCGTCGACGCCGTGCCCTACCTCTTCGAGCGCGAGGGCACCAACTGCGAGAACCTGCCCGAGACCCACGCCTTCCTGGCAAGGCTGCGCCGCTTCGTGGACCAGCACTTCCCCGGGCGGCTGCTGCTGGCCGAGGCCAACCAGTGGCCCGAGGACGTCATCCACTACTTCGGCACCGCCGAGAACCCCGAGTTCCACATGTGCTTCAACTTCCCGCTGATGCCGCGCATCTTCATGGCGCTGCGCCGGGAGGAGCGCCGCCCCATCGAGGAAATCGTGGGGCGCCTCCCCCCCATCCGCGAGGACTGCCAGTGGGCCATCTTCCTGCGCAACCACGACGAGCTGACGCTCGAGATGGTCACCGACGAGGAGCGCGACTACATGTACAGCGAGTACGCCAGGGAGCCGCGCATGAAGGTGAACCTGGGCATAAGGCGGCGGCTGGCACCCTTGCTCGAGGGCGGGCGGCGGCAGCTCGAGCTCGTCCACTCGCTGCTGTTCACCCTCCCCGGCAGCCCCATCCTCTACTACGGCGACGAGATCGCCATGGGCGACAACATCTACTTAGGCGACCGCCACGCGGTGCGCACCCCCATGCAGTGGAGCATCGACCGCAACGCCGGCTTCTCCCGCGCCGACGCCAGCCGCCTCTACAGCCCCGTGATCGTCGACCCACCCTACGGCTACCAGGGCGTCAACGTCGAGGCCCAGGAGCGCAGCCCCACCTCCTTCCTCAACTGGATGCGCCGCATCCTGGCCGTGCGCAAGCAGTACCGCGTGTTCGGCCGCGGCGAGATGATCTTCCTCCGCCCGCAAAACCCGAAGGTGCTGGCCTACGTCCTGAGCTACCAGGACCAGGAGGTGCTGGTGGTCAACAACCTCTCCCGCTTCTCCCAGCCCGTCGAGCTCGACCTGCGCCCTTGGGCCGGCAAAGTCCCCGTCGAGATGATCGGCGGCACCCCCTTCCCGCCCATCGGCGAACTGCCCTACTTCGTCACGCTGGGGCCGCATTCGTTCTTCTGGTTCCGGCTGGACGGGCAGTGA
- the bshA gene encoding N-acetyl-alpha-D-glucosaminyl L-malate synthase BshA translates to MQSRRKIAILCHTSAGGSGVVATELAIALAGLGHQVHIVATERPFRLTDDRMAIAGDHAPAQVRDLGENPRGWGQWLRKSRESVVGWLTRMGRKSGQGTLHFHQISGGDYPLFKEPMTILTASNALAQVVERHGIEIVHAHYAIPHATSALMAREMGLPIKVVTTLHGTDVTLLGLEPAFAYTTKHAVQESDAVTAVSRSLEQDTRRNLGIERPIHVIYNWVDTERFKPDPDPASRLKYAQPEEAILLHVSNFRPVKRPQDVIRVFAAVASQRPARLLMIGNGPLRQECQELALELELAGRVQFIEFTPAIEKFMAVADVFLLPSEEESFGLVALEAMSCGVPVVASQAGGLPEVVVEGESGHLLPVGHTEAMAEAVLGILADPQRKAEMGRAARERAVQHFRPEHILPRYLEVYQSVLEGEELAWA, encoded by the coding sequence ATGCAAAGCCGACGCAAGATTGCCATTTTGTGCCACACCAGCGCCGGAGGCTCGGGTGTGGTAGCTACCGAGCTAGCGATCGCCTTGGCGGGCTTGGGACACCAGGTCCACATCGTCGCCACCGAGCGCCCCTTCCGCCTCACCGACGACCGCATGGCCATCGCGGGGGATCACGCACCCGCCCAGGTCCGCGACTTGGGAGAGAACCCCAGGGGCTGGGGCCAGTGGCTTAGGAAGAGCCGTGAGAGCGTGGTGGGCTGGCTCACCCGCATGGGCCGCAAGTCGGGCCAGGGCACCCTGCACTTCCACCAGATCAGCGGGGGCGACTACCCGCTGTTCAAGGAGCCCATGACCATCCTCACCGCCTCCAACGCCCTGGCCCAGGTGGTCGAGCGCCACGGCATCGAAATCGTCCACGCCCACTACGCCATCCCCCACGCCACCAGCGCCCTAATGGCCCGCGAGATGGGCCTGCCCATCAAGGTGGTGACCACCCTGCACGGCACCGATGTGACGCTGCTGGGCCTCGAGCCCGCCTTCGCCTACACCACCAAACACGCGGTGCAGGAATCGGACGCGGTGACAGCGGTTTCGCGCTCGCTGGAGCAGGATACCCGCCGCAACCTGGGCATCGAGCGGCCCATCCACGTGATCTACAACTGGGTGGACACCGAGCGTTTCAAGCCCGATCCCGACCCGGCGAGCCGCCTCAAGTACGCCCAGCCCGAAGAGGCCATCCTGCTGCACGTCTCCAACTTCCGTCCGGTCAAGCGTCCCCAGGATGTCATCCGCGTCTTCGCCGCTGTCGCCAGCCAGCGCCCCGCCCGATTGCTGATGATCGGCAACGGTCCCCTGCGGCAGGAGTGCCAGGAGCTGGCGTTGGAGCTCGAGCTGGCCGGACGGGTGCAGTTCATCGAGTTCACCCCGGCCATCGAGAAATTCATGGCCGTGGCCGACGTGTTCTTGCTGCCCTCGGAGGAGGAGTCCTTTGGGCTGGTAGCGCTGGAAGCCATGAGCTGCGGGGTGCCGGTGGTGGCCAGCCAGGCTGGCGGGTTGCCCGAGGTGGTGGTGGAAGGCGAGAGCGGCCACCTGCTCCCGGTGGGTCACACCGAGGCCATGGCCGAGGCCGTGCTCGGCATCCTCGCCGACCCCCAGCGCAAGGCTGAGATGGGGCGGGCAGCGCGTGAGCGGGCGGTGCAGCACTTCCGGCCCGAGCACATCCTGCCGCGTTACCTCGAGGTCTATCAGAGCGTGCTGGAAGGCGAGGAGCTCGCGTGGGCCTGA
- a CDS encoding alpha,alpha-trehalose-phosphate synthase (UDP-forming), with amino-acid sequence MGLIVLSNREPYSPVREGNELHWKAAVGGLTAALDPVLRERGGIWIAWGDGESEIRSVELPPGEGRYRLERLPLRESELQDYYYGFSNRALWPMSHYFLNRVRYLERYWRAYQRVNKRFAEAVVRVYRPGDLIWIHDYQLCLVPRLVREALPEARIGFFWHIPWPSSEVFRTLPWDREILEGILGADVVGVHTPEYARHFRSCCRVVLGYDNDGRVVQMPQREVRVEALPIGIEAQSFAELSQTPEVRQAAEELRRQVGTRFILGVDRLDYTKGIPERLEAFGEYLGRHPEAHGQLTLVQIAVPSREQVDAYRQLREQLERLVGRINGAYGQAGWTPVHYITRGLGRLELVAYYLAADVMLVTPLRDGLNLVAKEFAAVSEEGVLILSEFAGAAAEMPEALSVNPYDHDGLVRAIGQALSMPLAERRQRLECLKARLHRSDLATWTKAFLHVLEEAR; translated from the coding sequence GTGGGCCTGATCGTGCTGTCCAACCGCGAACCCTATAGCCCGGTGCGCGAGGGGAACGAACTGCACTGGAAGGCGGCGGTAGGGGGCCTCACCGCTGCGCTCGACCCGGTGCTGCGCGAGCGGGGGGGAATTTGGATCGCCTGGGGTGACGGGGAAAGCGAGATTCGCAGCGTGGAACTGCCACCGGGGGAGGGGCGCTACCGCCTCGAGCGCCTCCCCCTGCGTGAGAGTGAACTCCAGGACTACTACTACGGCTTCTCCAACCGGGCGCTGTGGCCTATGAGCCACTATTTCCTCAACCGGGTGCGCTACTTGGAACGCTACTGGAGGGCCTACCAGCGGGTCAACAAGCGTTTTGCTGAGGCGGTGGTGCGGGTTTACCGGCCCGGCGACTTGATTTGGATTCACGACTACCAGCTCTGCCTGGTGCCCCGCCTGGTGCGTGAGGCGCTGCCCGAGGCCAGGATCGGCTTTTTCTGGCACATTCCCTGGCCCTCGAGCGAGGTCTTTCGTACCTTACCCTGGGATCGGGAGATCCTCGAGGGCATCCTGGGTGCGGACGTGGTGGGGGTGCATACCCCCGAGTATGCCCGCCACTTCCGCTCCTGCTGCCGCGTCGTGCTGGGCTACGACAACGATGGCCGCGTGGTGCAGATGCCCCAACGCGAGGTGAGGGTTGAGGCCCTTCCCATCGGGATCGAGGCCCAGAGCTTTGCCGAGCTTTCCCAAACGCCCGAGGTGCGCCAGGCCGCCGAGGAACTGCGCCGGCAGGTGGGCACCCGCTTCATTTTGGGGGTGGACCGGTTGGACTACACCAAGGGTATCCCCGAGCGGCTGGAGGCTTTCGGGGAATACCTCGGACGCCATCCCGAAGCCCATGGCCAGCTCACCCTGGTGCAGATCGCTGTGCCCAGCCGCGAGCAGGTGGACGCCTACCGGCAGTTGCGCGAGCAGCTCGAGCGTCTGGTGGGCCGCATCAACGGCGCTTATGGCCAGGCAGGCTGGACCCCGGTGCACTACATCACCCGGGGCTTGGGTCGCCTCGAGCTCGTGGCCTACTACCTGGCTGCCGACGTGATGTTGGTCACGCCCCTGCGCGACGGTCTGAATTTGGTGGCCAAGGAGTTCGCCGCCGTCTCCGAGGAGGGGGTGCTCATCCTCTCCGAGTTCGCCGGGGCCGCCGCCGAGATGCCCGAAGCCTTGTCGGTCAACCCCTACGACCACGACGGGCTGGTGCGGGCCATCGGCCAGGCCCTGTCCATGCCCCTGGCCGAGCGGCGGCAGCGCCTGGAGTGCCTCAAAGCCCGACTGCACCGCTCCGACTTGGCGACGTGGACCAAGGCTTTCCTGCACGTGCTGGAGGAGGCCCGATGA
- the otsB gene encoding trehalose-phosphatase — MIPEELALLARQPLLVICDYDGTLAPIAIHPSQAFPQRGAREALRALQHHPKHQIMVLTGRRAQEVLDFLELPGLRVIGLHGLEWPGRPEPPRDREAIQRIVSRLPPLEGLWLEDKGWTLAVHYRDAPESQQSKAAELLAAVPLPEGWEAMPGKKVCEYRPIGYGKGWAVEQLMLDHPSHHPVFIGDDRTDEEGFAAVLRLGGTAVKVGGGESLAPYRLGNSLEVVELLTRWARGYD; from the coding sequence ATGATCCCGGAGGAACTGGCCCTGCTGGCCCGGCAGCCCCTGCTGGTTATCTGCGATTACGACGGCACCTTGGCCCCGATTGCCATCCACCCCAGCCAGGCCTTCCCCCAGCGTGGTGCACGGGAGGCGCTCCGGGCGCTGCAGCACCACCCGAAGCACCAGATCATGGTCCTCACCGGGCGTCGGGCGCAGGAAGTCCTGGATTTCCTCGAGCTCCCTGGGCTGCGGGTGATCGGTCTGCACGGGCTGGAGTGGCCGGGGCGACCCGAGCCGCCCCGCGACCGCGAGGCCATCCAGCGCATCGTCTCGAGGCTGCCGCCGCTCGAGGGGCTGTGGCTGGAGGACAAGGGCTGGACCCTGGCGGTGCACTACCGCGACGCTCCGGAATCCCAGCAATCCAAAGCCGCTGAGTTACTAGCCGCGGTGCCGCTGCCCGAGGGTTGGGAGGCCATGCCGGGCAAGAAGGTGTGTGAATACCGGCCCATCGGCTACGGCAAGGGCTGGGCGGTGGAGCAGCTGATGCTGGATCACCCTTCCCATCACCCGGTGTTCATCGGCGACGACCGCACCGACGAGGAAGGCTTTGCCGCCGTGTTGAGACTCGGCGGTACGGCGGTCAAGGTGGGTGGTGGGGAGAGCTTGGCCCCCTACCGATTGGGAAATTCGCTCGAGGTCGTCGAATTGCTCACCCGCTGGGCCCGGGGCTACGACTAG